The following proteins are co-located in the Canis aureus isolate CA01 chromosome X, VMU_Caureus_v.1.0, whole genome shotgun sequence genome:
- the LOC144307610 gene encoding LOW QUALITY PROTEIN: putative G-protein coupled receptor 173 (The sequence of the model RefSeq protein was modified relative to this genomic sequence to represent the inferred CDS: substituted 1 base at 1 genomic stop codon) has product MANTTGEPEEVSGALSPPSASAYVKLVLLGLIMCVSLAGNAILSLLVLKERALHKAPYYFLLDLCLADGIRSAVCFPFVLASVRHGSSWTFSALSCKIVAFMAVLFCFHAAFMLFCISVTRYMAIAHHRFYAKRMTLWTCAAVICMAWTLSVAMAFPPVFDVGTYKFIREEDQCIFEHRYFKANDTLGFMLMLAVLMAATHAVYGKLLLFEYRHRKMKPVXMVPAISQNWTFHGPGATSQAAANWIAGFGRGPMPPTLLGIRQNGHAASRWLLGMDEVKGEKQLGRMFYAITLLFLLLWSPYIVACYWRVFVKACAVPHRYLAIAVWMSFAQAAVNPMVCFLLNKDLKKCLRTHAPCWGTGGAPAPREPYCVM; this is encoded by the coding sequence ATGGCCAACACTACTGGAGAGCCCGAAGAGGTGAGCGGCGCACTGTCCCCACCATCGGCATCAGCTTACGTGAAGCTGGTGCTGCTGGGACTGATCATGTGCGTAAGCCTGGCAGGCAATGCCATCCTGTCCCTGCTGGTGCTCAAGGAGCGTGCCCTGCACAAAGCTCCTTATTACTTTCTACTGGACCTGTGCCTGGCTGACGGCATACGCTCTGCTGTCTGCTTCCCCTTTGTGCTGGCTTCTGTGCGCCACGGCTCCTCATGGACCTTCAGTGCGCTCAGCTGCAAGATTGTCGCCTTTATGGCCGTGCTCTTTTGCTTCCATGCGGCCTTCATGCTATTCTGCATCAGTGTCACCCGCTACATGGCCATCGCCCACCACCGCTTCTACGCTAAGCGCATGACACTCTGGACATGCGCAGCTGTCATCTGCATGGCCTGGACCCTGTCTGTGGCCATGGCCTTCCCACCCGTCTTTGATGTGGGCACCTACAAGTTTATCCGTGAGGAGGACCAGTGCATCTTTGAGCATCGCTACTTCAAGGCCAATGACACGCTGGGCTTCATGCTTATGTTGGCTGTGCTCATGGCAGCTACACATGCTGTCTATGGCAAGCTCCTCCTCTTCGAGTATCGTCACCGCAAGATGAAGCCAGTGTAGATGGTGCCAGCCATCAGCCAGAACTGGACATTCCATGGCCCTGGGGCCACCAGCCAGGCTGCTGCCAACTGGATCGCTGGCTTTGGCCGTGGGCCCATGCCACCAACCCTGCTGGGTATCAGGCAGAATGGGCACGCAGCCAGCCGATGGCTCCTGGGCATGGACGAGGTCAAGGGTGAAAAGCAGCTGGGCCGTATGTTCTACGCAATCACACTGCTCTTCTTGCTCCTCTGGTCACCATACATTGTGGCCTGCTACTGGCGAGTGTTTGTGAAAGCCTGTGCCGTGCCCCACCGTTACCTGGCAATCGCTGTTTGGATGAGTTTCGCCCAGGCTGCTGTCAACCCGATGGTCTGCTTCCTGCTCAACAAGGACCTCAAGAAGTGCCTGAGGACTCACGCCCCCTGCTGGGGCACAGGAGGTGCCCCGGCCCCCAGAGAACCCTACTGTGTCATGTGA